The genomic region GAATTTATATTAATTTAAGAGTCAACGACTATACTGAGGCAGCAGATAGGGTATGGGTGTAGAAGGTTTGACTGTCATTCCAGATAAGTCGAATGTCATCACCTGCAGTGTGGCCTGAATCAACGTCAACTACCCATTCACCACCTACTGTTAGTACATCTTCGTGGTTTGCAGCTGTATCATCAATGCTGCCACCACGGACAGTAAACTCATCAACATTCAATTGATCTCCCCCCTCGTGGACAATGGTGAATGACTCAACGTTGCCGGAGGCATCTTTATTTTCGGAGATAGTAAGTTGCGTGTTAGGTTGCGCACCCTCTCCAAGTCCATCCCCGAGTCCGAGGACGAACGCGCCGATGACTGCCGCGAGGATCACGGTGATGGCGACCATCAGGATGACGCCGATCACGGGCGATACGCCACGGTCCTCCCCGCTGCGGAGGGCCGAGAGCTTCTGTTTTAGTTCTGCTATCATGGTTTTCTCCGCACGAAAGGGAGCGGCGGTGGCGTCGTGACGCCCGGACGATGAATCGTGTTCACCGACTCGGACCGGCGTCATCGCGCCATCCCGCGCCGCTCGTTCGACCTTCGTGCTTGTTACGTTATATGTTAGGCAGTACATATAATTATTTCGATTGTTTTCTTACAGAAGTTTAGAGTTGTTAGGGACCCGATGGTTCGCCGTAGGGGGTGGCTAAGGGCGGGGAGGATCGGGATGCCGGCGGTTTCGTGAGGGATCGCCCGTTCGGTCGGGGGAAAACCCGATCGAAACGACGGTACGTGTTCCGCGGTCGCCGCGACGAGCGTGGAGGCGGTCAGGGGCGGAGTTCGTCGACGAGGGCGGCGACGGCTTCATCGACGATCTCTCCGTCGAGACGACCTTGCCAGAAGTCGACGTCCGCCCGGTCGAGGGACTGCACACCCCACGGAACGACGCGACTCTCGTCGGGCGTCCCACCTCGAATCCAACTCGTCGTCGGAATCGGGATGAGTCCGTCCATCCACGACTGCGTCGTGAGCGTGAGCGCGATGTACTGTTCTCCGTGAAACGGTCGTCCCTCGTGGTTCGAGAGTATCAGCCACGGGCGGGACGCGTCGGCGCTCTTGAACGGGTCGTCCCCGTAGACGACGTCGCCGCGGTCGAAGGTCGGCGTCGGTTTCTCGTCGGTCACGACTCGTCCTCGACGCTCGGATGCGGTTCGCTGGGAGCGTGTTCGCGCCACTCCGCCCTGTCCTCCTCGCCGAGCCGGTCGTTGAACAGCGTCGTCGCCCGTTCGTAACCGCTGTACGTCTCGAGTCGAGCGGTGTCGTCGGTCGCCGCCCAGTACGTCGCCTTATGCTCGACGAGACCGCGATCCTTCAATCGGGAGAGGGCAGTACTAACGGTCCCCTCGTCGAGTTCGGTCTGGGACGCTATCTCGCGCGCCTTGAACGCGCGGTCGTCGTGTGCGACGAGAAATCCGAGGACTTGGTCAGGGGTGGAAAGCCCCGCTAGTTCGTTCTCGCTCGCGTTCTCGAACGTTTCTCGATCGATGGACATCGCTACCACGTAAGTAGGGTTTGAAAGGACATAGGTGTT from Halalkalicoccus sp. NIPERK01 harbors:
- a CDS encoding type IV pilin N-terminal domain-containing protein; translated protein: MIAELKQKLSALRSGEDRGVSPVIGVILMVAITVILAAVIGAFVLGLGDGLGEGAQPNTQLTISENKDASGNVESFTIVHEGGDQLNVDEFTVRGGSIDDTAANHEDVLTVGGEWVVDVDSGHTAGDDIRLIWNDSQTFYTHTLSAASV
- a CDS encoding type II toxin-antitoxin system PemK/MazF family toxin produces the protein MTDEKPTPTFDRGDVVYGDDPFKSADASRPWLILSNHEGRPFHGEQYIALTLTTQSWMDGLIPIPTTSWIRGGTPDESRVVPWGVQSLDRADVDFWQGRLDGEIVDEAVAALVDELRP
- a CDS encoding helix-turn-helix domain-containing protein, whose protein sequence is MSIDRETFENASENELAGLSTPDQVLGFLVAHDDRAFKAREIASQTELDEGTVSTALSRLKDRGLVEHKATYWAATDDTARLETYSGYERATTLFNDRLGEEDRAEWREHAPSEPHPSVEDES